TGGCTTCTGGCTTCTGGCTTCTGAATTCTCATCATGAAATGCCACTCTGTCTCTGAACCATTTTATGACATCAATCCAATAACATAAGACAAGTCAGGAAGTTGATATTGGTTTATTAATGGGTCGGTGTGGAGAGGAGCTTCTGTCGAACCATCCTTCGACAAGCTCAGGATGAGCGGTAAAATAGTAATTCCGTTCGCTCTGACAGTGAGGCCTGTCGAACTGTCGAAGAGTCATGGGCTGAAATTGGGTGGTAGCCAGCCTATGAGATAATCCTCGGGTTGGTGATTTTGCTGATGGTTTTATAGCTGTCGTAATTCCAGAAAAACGAGATGCCGGTCGAGAAGAGGCTGCGGGTGTTGTAGAAGGTCCGTAAACCCCTTTTGAGTGATACCGGAAATGACGAGACCGTCCGGTAGGCATTGACCAGCCCGTGGTAGAGCTCTTCCGGGCTGATGTTCTTCGGCTGATAGACCGGCTCGAAGATATTGTAGGCCTCCCAGTCGGCGGGATAATTGGTAAGGAGCAGTCTGTCTTCCGAAGCCAGTTCGTGATAGAGAGCGGTTCCCGGCATCGGGGTCTGGATACTGAGCTGCACTGCATCAATCCCGGTCTCCATGATGAAATCAAGAGTCTTCTTGAAGGTGTCGGGGGTGTCGGTATCGGTGCCGAAGATGAAACAGCCGACGATGGCGATGCCGTTATCATGAATTTTCTTGATCGCGTCCTTGAAGTTTTTGGTGTTCGGGCGCATGTTGACCTTCTTGTTGAATGAACCGAGGGTGTCGGTCTGGAGCGATTCGAAGCCGATCAGAAAAGCCTTGGCGCCACTGTCGGAAGCGGCTTTGAGCAACCCTTCGTGCTCAACGATATTCAAACAGGTCTGCCCACCCCATTCCTTCCCGGACCCTTTCAAACGGTCGAATAGCTTAAAGGCCCGGTCGATGCAGTTTCGGCCGGAACCGATGATGTTGTCATCGATGATGAAAAGTCTTTTGTCTTGAATCGAGTTGATCTCGGCAACCACATTGTCGATATCGCGCATCCGGTACTGGCCGCCGTTGAACAGGGTCACCGAGCAGAACTTGCAGTTGTGCGGGCAGCCGCGCGAGGTCTGGACGGTCTGGACAAAATAGTCATTGTGCAAGAGATCGCGGCGCGGATGGGGAAGATGTTCGATATCCGGGCGGCCGGAACCTTTGTAAATCGGTTGCAGCGAATTTTTCTCAAAATCTTTCAGGACTTCCGGCCAGAGGTTTTCTCCCTCGCCAACCACCACCGAGTCGGCAAAACGGACGGCTTCATCCGGAACCATGGAAGGATGGATCCCTCCCAGCACCACCGGAATTCCCCGTTTTCTGAATTCGCCGGCGATTTCGTAAGCCCTTGGGGCAAGCGGAGTCATGCAGGTGATGCCCACCAGATCGGCCTGTTGGTCGAAATCAATGTTGTCGAAGGCCTCATCGATGATCTCAACCTCATAGGTGTCGGGCGTATGGCTGGCAATCATCATCAGATTGAGAGGCGGCAGGGCCAGGACCCGGATGTTCTCAAGGAGTTTCGTCCGGTAGGCAGGGCTTATGAACAGAATTTTTTTCATTGCGGATTCACCTAAGTTAATCAGAGGACGGCCCGGTTCAGGTCCTGATAGAGTTGTTCTTCTAAGGATGCGATGTCCATAAGGATTGCGGCCATGGCCGGGAAGGAATCATTGGCTCCGGCCCTTCCCTTGCAATTTCGGGCGGCGGCCACGGCAAACTCCCGCCAGCGGTCGCCGATAGCGGTCATCCGGGAGGAAAAAGTCAGGAAATCGTCACCCAGATAAGCGGCGGCTTCCTGTAAAAATGCGGCCTGGATGAACCTGAAGCCGGCCCCGCCGGTGCCGATTTCCTCCTGCATTCGGATGAGCTGGCCGAGGTAGAGCAGCGCTTTTTCAGGCCCGAGTTTTGCGGGCCAGCTGACGAGGCGCCGGGCAAGAAAGCGGATGCCGGAAACGCCGATGATCGGCAACGGGTACTTCAGCATCGCCTTGCAGGAGGCGGTGATTCCGTTTCGTATGGCGCGCGGGAGATCGGGGTCCGACGGAACATGGGTCAGATAGTACATCCTTCCTTTCGGCGCCAGGGTCCCTTTGGCGAACCGCGCCTTGGCAAGATCCGCTCCGGCGCAGATGACAGGTTCCGGAAAGACCGGGTCACTGATCAGATAGTCGTTGCCCTCTTTGCCGAACACCACCATGTTGTGCATGTTGAAATGAAAACGGTACGCTTCCGGGAAATAGGGGAGCCACCAGGCCCCGGTCTGCAATCCCACCGGGGTGCCGGTGGCAAGGACCTCGTCGAGGGCCTGCATCGCGGTTTCCGGATTCCGGAATTTTCTGGCGGTTATCGTTATGCCCAGCTCTCTGGTGACCCGTTTGAAAATGGTTCCGGTGATGGTCCTGAAGGTAGTCAGGGGCAGATTGTTGAGCCTGATGAAGGGGATGTAGCCGAAGAAGAGACCGGCCCCGATCCCGAAGGCCATTGCTTCGGAGAGTTCAATCCCGTAGTGGGAAACGAGTCCGGCGGTCGCGCCGTTTTCACAATGGGCCGCCTGACGGTGTCTGAAATCAATCTTCATTTCCTGTCCTGACCGGGGATCTTCATCTCGTCAACTTTGGCAATGTCCTGCAATTGCTCAATACTTATTCGGAAAAGAGCGGCGTACCTTTCCAGGATCGGTGGTTTCAGCTTTTTGAACACCTTCGGCTTGAAATGGCGTTTCACCCGCCAGCGGAAGATGCCCATATAACTTGCCAAGAGGGAAATGTCCATCAGGTTCCTGGTCATGTGATAGGCGAGGGGGGAGAGACGACCCGCAACAACCTGCTGCCGAACTCTTTCCACTTCGGCGACAATGACTTCCCATGCCTGGTGGTTGGAGATGTTTTTCGGTTCCCAGCCGAGGCTCGGTACAAGCTCGTACCTGCCGTCGGAGTCCACGGCATAGGTCACTTCTTTCAACCCCTCGGCGATTCCACCATCCTGGGGGACGTTTTCTTTCAGCATAAAATCACGGTGTCCTGGTATTTCTCAGGATATTTACGGCAGCTCTTATTGAGTCATGGATGAAAAAAACACTATATTCAATAGGAGAAAATTTGCCAGTCAGATTTGGCTGCGGATGGCTGTTTTTACAGGTCGGTGAGCGCGTATCCGCCCAAAATCTTGCATTTAATGCCGGCCGGTGCTAGATTGCTCGGCTGTTTTGTTTTGATCAGATAAATTCCTGAACAATGAGGAGCTGCAATGAGTGACACTAAAGAAATCAAAGCTGTAATGGACACCACCAAGGGCAAGATCCGCCTGGTCCTTTTTGGTGAGAAGGTGCCATACACCGTGGCCAATTTTGTGAACCTCGC
The Pseudomonadota bacterium DNA segment above includes these coding regions:
- a CDS encoding B12-binding domain-containing radical SAM protein; the encoded protein is MKKILFISPAYRTKLLENIRVLALPPLNLMMIASHTPDTYEVEIIDEAFDNIDFDQQADLVGITCMTPLAPRAYEIAGEFRKRGIPVVLGGIHPSMVPDEAVRFADSVVVGEGENLWPEVLKDFEKNSLQPIYKGSGRPDIEHLPHPRRDLLHNDYFVQTVQTSRGCPHNCKFCSVTLFNGGQYRMRDIDNVVAEINSIQDKRLFIIDDNIIGSGRNCIDRAFKLFDRLKGSGKEWGGQTCLNIVEHEGLLKAASDSGAKAFLIGFESLQTDTLGSFNKKVNMRPNTKNFKDAIKKIHDNGIAIVGCFIFGTDTDTPDTFKKTLDFIMETGIDAVQLSIQTPMPGTALYHELASEDRLLLTNYPADWEAYNIFEPVYQPKNISPEELYHGLVNAYRTVSSFPVSLKRGLRTFYNTRSLFSTGISFFWNYDSYKTISKITNPRIIS
- a CDS encoding BtrH N-terminal domain-containing protein: MKIDFRHRQAAHCENGATAGLVSHYGIELSEAMAFGIGAGLFFGYIPFIRLNNLPLTTFRTITGTIFKRVTRELGITITARKFRNPETAMQALDEVLATGTPVGLQTGAWWLPYFPEAYRFHFNMHNMVVFGKEGNDYLISDPVFPEPVICAGADLAKARFAKGTLAPKGRMYYLTHVPSDPDLPRAIRNGITASCKAMLKYPLPIIGVSGIRFLARRLVSWPAKLGPEKALLYLGQLIRMQEEIGTGGAGFRFIQAAFLQEAAAYLGDDFLTFSSRMTAIGDRWREFAVAAARNCKGRAGANDSFPAMAAILMDIASLEEQLYQDLNRAVL